A genomic window from Camelina sativa cultivar DH55 chromosome 2, Cs, whole genome shotgun sequence includes:
- the LOC104730045 gene encoding DNA repair helicase XPB1-like isoform X1: MKYAGKDDQKMKNIQNAEDYYDDDPNEGSRDGEGEEKKRDFTDLELKPDHGNRPLWACADGRIFLETFSPLYKQAYDFLIAIAEPVCRPESMHEYNLTPHSLYAAVSVGLETETIISVLNKLSKTKLPKEMIDFIHASTANYGKVKLVLKKNRYFIESPFPEVLKRLLSDDTINRARFSSEPYYDGDGFTIGKTSGELEAGPGELLNEAELAAAAEEKETHPFEIDPSQVENVKQRCLPNALNYPMLEEYDFRNDNVNPDLDMELKPHAQPRPYQEKSLSKMFGNGRARSGIIVLPCGAGKSLVGVSAAARIKKSCLCLATNAVSVDQWAFQFKLWSTIRDDQICRFTSDSKERFRGNAGVVVTTYNMIAFGGKRSEEAEKIIEEMRNREWGLLLMDEVHVVPAHMFRKVISITKSHCKLGLTATLVREDEKITDLNFLIGPKLYEANWLDLVKGGFIANVQCAEVWCPMTKEFFAEYLKKENSKKKQALYVMNPNKFRACEFLIRFHEQQRKDKIIVFADNLFALTEYAMKLRKPMIYGATSHIERTKILEAFKTSKDVNTVFLSKVGDNSIDIPEANVIIQISSHAGSRRQEAQRLGRILRAKGKLEDRMAGGKEEYNAFFYSLVSTDTQEMYYSTKRQQFLIDQGYSFKVITSLPPPDAGSSLSYHSQEEQLSLLGKVLNAGDDLIGLEQLEEDTDEMALQKARRTMGSMSAMSGSKGMVYMEYNSGRHKSGQQIKKPKDPTKRHTIFKKRYA; encoded by the exons atgaagtacGCTGGGAAG GATGatcagaagatgaagaacatcCAAAACGCTGAAGATTACTATGATGATGACCCTAATGAGGGTTCTCGTGATG GTGaaggagaggagaagaagagggatTTTACAGATTTGGAGTTGAAGCCAGATCATGGGAACAGGCCTTTGTGGGCTTGTGCTGATGGAAGGATATTTTTGGAGACGTTTTCTCCTCTCTATAAACAAGCTTATGATTTCCTTATCGCCATTGCTGAACCTGTTTGCAG GCCAGAGTCAATGCACGAGTATAATTTAACCCCACACTCGTTGTATGCTGCTGTTTCCGTTGGTCTTGAGACAGAAACTATCATCTCTGTTTTGAATAAACTGTCTAAGACTAAGCTACCCAAGGAGATGATTGATTTCATCCATGCTTCTACTGCTAATTATGGCAAAGTGAAGCTGGTTTTGAAGAAGAACCGTTATTTTATTGAATCCCCATTCCCAGAG GTGTTGAAAAGGCTTCTCAGCGATGATACTATAAATCGAGCTAGATTTTCTTCTGAG CCATATTATGACGGTGATGGATTTACGATTGGAAAAACAAGCGGTGAACTTGAGGCTGGACCCGGAGAGCTGTTGAATGAAGCAGAATtggcagcagcagcagaagagaaagaaactcaCCCGTTTGAGATAGACCCTTCACAG GTGGAGAATGTGAAGCAGCGTTGCTTGCCAAATGCCTTGAATTACCCTATGTTAGAGGAATATGACTTCAGGAACGACAAT GTTAATCCTGATCTTGACATGGAACTGAAGCCCCATGCACAACCGAGGCCATACCAGGAAAAAAGTTTGAGCAAAATGTTTGGGAATG GACGAGCAAGATCTGGGATTATTGTGTTGCCTTGTGGTGCTGGTAAATCTCTAGTTGGGGTTTCTGCAGCGGCTCGTATAAAGAAGAGTTGTCTTTGTTTGGCGACGAATGCTGTCTCGGTGGATCAATGGGCATTCCAGTTCAAGTTGTGGTCTACTATAAGAGATGACCAGATATGTCGTTTCACTTCTGATAGTAAAGAACGATTCCGTGGAAATGCTGGTGTTGTTGTGACAACCTATAATATGATTGCCTTTGGTGGTAAACGATCTGAGGAAGCAGAGAAGATTAtagaagaaatgagaaacaGAGAGTGGGGGTTGCTGCTCATGGACGAG GTGCATGTGGTTCCGGCCCATATGTTTAGGAAAGTTATCAGCATCACAAAATCTCACTGCAAGCTAGGACTTACAG CCACCCTTGTGAGAGAAGACGAAAAGATTACAGACTTGAACTTCCTTATTGGCCCGAAACTATATGAAGCCAATTGGCTAGATTTAGTTAAAGGAGGCTTTATTGCTAATGTTCAGTGTGCTGAAGTATGGTGTCCTATGACCAAAGAGTTTTTTGCAGAATATCTGAAGAAAGAGAACTCCAAGAAAAAACAG GCGCTTTATGTCATGAACCCTAACAAGTTCAGAGCCTGCGAGTTTCTGATTCGATTCCATGAACAACAACGTAAAGATAAAATCATTGTCTTTGCAGACAATCTTTTTGCACTTACAGAGTATGCAATGAAACTCCGGAAACCGATGATTTATGGTGCAACCAG CCATATTGAACGAACCAAAATTCTCGAGGCTTTTAAAACCAGTAAAGACGTGAACACAGTCTTCCTATCAAAG GTTGGTGATAACTCTATAGATATCCCTGAAGCTAATGTGATTATTCAGATATCGTCACATGCTGGTTCTAGACGTCAAGAGGCTCAACGTTTGGGTCGTATCCTTAGAGCTAAG GGAAAACTTGAAGATAGAATGGCCGGTGGAAAAGAAGAGTATAATGCATTTTTTTACTCGCTTGTTTCGACGGATACACAG GAAATGTATTATTCAACGAAAAGACAGCAGTTCTTGATCGACCAAGGTTATAGCTTCAAGGTAATAACAAGCCTACCACCTCCGGACGCTGGTTCAAGCTTGAGCTACCACAGTCAAGAGGAACAGTTGTCTCTTCTCGGAAAGGTGTTGAATGCTGGAGACGATTTGATTGGTCTAGAGCAACTCGAAGAAGACACAGACGAAATGGCTCTTCAGAAGGCGAGACGAACCATGGGGTCGATGAGTGCAATGTCCGGTTCAAAGGGAATGGTGTACATGGAATATAACTCAGGCCGTCACAAATCTGGtcaacaaatcaagaaacctaAAGACCCAACCAAACGACACACTATCTTCAAAAAACGTTACGCGTGA
- the LOC104730045 gene encoding DNA repair helicase XPB1-like isoform X2 translates to MKYAGKDDQKMKNIQNAEDYYDDDPNEGSRDGEEKKRDFTDLELKPDHGNRPLWACADGRIFLETFSPLYKQAYDFLIAIAEPVCRPESMHEYNLTPHSLYAAVSVGLETETIISVLNKLSKTKLPKEMIDFIHASTANYGKVKLVLKKNRYFIESPFPEVLKRLLSDDTINRARFSSEPYYDGDGFTIGKTSGELEAGPGELLNEAELAAAAEEKETHPFEIDPSQVENVKQRCLPNALNYPMLEEYDFRNDNVNPDLDMELKPHAQPRPYQEKSLSKMFGNGRARSGIIVLPCGAGKSLVGVSAAARIKKSCLCLATNAVSVDQWAFQFKLWSTIRDDQICRFTSDSKERFRGNAGVVVTTYNMIAFGGKRSEEAEKIIEEMRNREWGLLLMDEVHVVPAHMFRKVISITKSHCKLGLTATLVREDEKITDLNFLIGPKLYEANWLDLVKGGFIANVQCAEVWCPMTKEFFAEYLKKENSKKKQALYVMNPNKFRACEFLIRFHEQQRKDKIIVFADNLFALTEYAMKLRKPMIYGATSHIERTKILEAFKTSKDVNTVFLSKVGDNSIDIPEANVIIQISSHAGSRRQEAQRLGRILRAKGKLEDRMAGGKEEYNAFFYSLVSTDTQEMYYSTKRQQFLIDQGYSFKVITSLPPPDAGSSLSYHSQEEQLSLLGKVLNAGDDLIGLEQLEEDTDEMALQKARRTMGSMSAMSGSKGMVYMEYNSGRHKSGQQIKKPKDPTKRHTIFKKRYA, encoded by the exons atgaagtacGCTGGGAAG GATGatcagaagatgaagaacatcCAAAACGCTGAAGATTACTATGATGATGACCCTAATGAGGGTTCTCGTGATG gagaggagaagaagagggatTTTACAGATTTGGAGTTGAAGCCAGATCATGGGAACAGGCCTTTGTGGGCTTGTGCTGATGGAAGGATATTTTTGGAGACGTTTTCTCCTCTCTATAAACAAGCTTATGATTTCCTTATCGCCATTGCTGAACCTGTTTGCAG GCCAGAGTCAATGCACGAGTATAATTTAACCCCACACTCGTTGTATGCTGCTGTTTCCGTTGGTCTTGAGACAGAAACTATCATCTCTGTTTTGAATAAACTGTCTAAGACTAAGCTACCCAAGGAGATGATTGATTTCATCCATGCTTCTACTGCTAATTATGGCAAAGTGAAGCTGGTTTTGAAGAAGAACCGTTATTTTATTGAATCCCCATTCCCAGAG GTGTTGAAAAGGCTTCTCAGCGATGATACTATAAATCGAGCTAGATTTTCTTCTGAG CCATATTATGACGGTGATGGATTTACGATTGGAAAAACAAGCGGTGAACTTGAGGCTGGACCCGGAGAGCTGTTGAATGAAGCAGAATtggcagcagcagcagaagagaaagaaactcaCCCGTTTGAGATAGACCCTTCACAG GTGGAGAATGTGAAGCAGCGTTGCTTGCCAAATGCCTTGAATTACCCTATGTTAGAGGAATATGACTTCAGGAACGACAAT GTTAATCCTGATCTTGACATGGAACTGAAGCCCCATGCACAACCGAGGCCATACCAGGAAAAAAGTTTGAGCAAAATGTTTGGGAATG GACGAGCAAGATCTGGGATTATTGTGTTGCCTTGTGGTGCTGGTAAATCTCTAGTTGGGGTTTCTGCAGCGGCTCGTATAAAGAAGAGTTGTCTTTGTTTGGCGACGAATGCTGTCTCGGTGGATCAATGGGCATTCCAGTTCAAGTTGTGGTCTACTATAAGAGATGACCAGATATGTCGTTTCACTTCTGATAGTAAAGAACGATTCCGTGGAAATGCTGGTGTTGTTGTGACAACCTATAATATGATTGCCTTTGGTGGTAAACGATCTGAGGAAGCAGAGAAGATTAtagaagaaatgagaaacaGAGAGTGGGGGTTGCTGCTCATGGACGAG GTGCATGTGGTTCCGGCCCATATGTTTAGGAAAGTTATCAGCATCACAAAATCTCACTGCAAGCTAGGACTTACAG CCACCCTTGTGAGAGAAGACGAAAAGATTACAGACTTGAACTTCCTTATTGGCCCGAAACTATATGAAGCCAATTGGCTAGATTTAGTTAAAGGAGGCTTTATTGCTAATGTTCAGTGTGCTGAAGTATGGTGTCCTATGACCAAAGAGTTTTTTGCAGAATATCTGAAGAAAGAGAACTCCAAGAAAAAACAG GCGCTTTATGTCATGAACCCTAACAAGTTCAGAGCCTGCGAGTTTCTGATTCGATTCCATGAACAACAACGTAAAGATAAAATCATTGTCTTTGCAGACAATCTTTTTGCACTTACAGAGTATGCAATGAAACTCCGGAAACCGATGATTTATGGTGCAACCAG CCATATTGAACGAACCAAAATTCTCGAGGCTTTTAAAACCAGTAAAGACGTGAACACAGTCTTCCTATCAAAG GTTGGTGATAACTCTATAGATATCCCTGAAGCTAATGTGATTATTCAGATATCGTCACATGCTGGTTCTAGACGTCAAGAGGCTCAACGTTTGGGTCGTATCCTTAGAGCTAAG GGAAAACTTGAAGATAGAATGGCCGGTGGAAAAGAAGAGTATAATGCATTTTTTTACTCGCTTGTTTCGACGGATACACAG GAAATGTATTATTCAACGAAAAGACAGCAGTTCTTGATCGACCAAGGTTATAGCTTCAAGGTAATAACAAGCCTACCACCTCCGGACGCTGGTTCAAGCTTGAGCTACCACAGTCAAGAGGAACAGTTGTCTCTTCTCGGAAAGGTGTTGAATGCTGGAGACGATTTGATTGGTCTAGAGCAACTCGAAGAAGACACAGACGAAATGGCTCTTCAGAAGGCGAGACGAACCATGGGGTCGATGAGTGCAATGTCCGGTTCAAAGGGAATGGTGTACATGGAATATAACTCAGGCCGTCACAAATCTGGtcaacaaatcaagaaacctaAAGACCCAACCAAACGACACACTATCTTCAAAAAACGTTACGCGTGA
- the LOC104730021 gene encoding DNA repair helicase XPB1-like isoform X3 — protein sequence MGNGERGRPNKKMKYGGKDDQKMKNIQNAEDYYDEADEDSRDGEGEEKRRDFTKLELKPDHGNRPLWACADGRIFLETFSPLYKQAYDFLIAIAEPVCRPESMHEYNLTPHSLYAAVSVGLETETIISVLNKLSKTKLPKEMIDFIHASTANYGKVKLVLKKNRYFIESPFPEVLKRLLSDDTINRARFSSEPYYGGDGFTIGKTSGELEAGPGELLNEAELAAAAEEKETHSFEIDPSQVENVKQRCLPNALNYPMLEEYDFRNDNVNPDLDMELKPHAQPRPYQEKSLSKMFGNGRARSGIIVLPCGAGKSLVGVSAAARIKKSCLCLATNAVSVDQWAFQFKLWSTIRDDQICRFTSDSKERFRGNAGVVVTTYNMVAFGGKRSEESEKIIEEMRNREWGLLLMDEVHVVPAHMFRKVISITKSHCKLGLTATLVREDERITDLNFLIGPKLYEANWLDLVKGGFIANVQCAEVWCPMTKEFFAEYLKKENSKKKQALYVMNPNKFRACEFLIRFHEQQRGDKIIVFADNLFALTEYAMKLRKPMIYGATSHIERTKILEAFKTSKDVNTVFLSKVGDNSIDIPEANVIIQISSHAGSRRQEAQRLGRILRAKGKLEDRMAGGKEEYNAFFYSLVSTDTQEMYYSTKRQQFLIDQGYSFKVITSLPPPDAGSSLSYHSQEEQLSLLGKVLNAGDDLIGLEQLEEDTDGMALQKARRTMGSMSAMSGAKGMVYMEYNSRNKSGQQFKKPKDPTKRHNLFKKRFV from the exons atGGGAAATG GTGAAAGAGGAAGACcgaacaagaagatgaagtatggtgggaag gaTGATCAAAAGATGAAGAACATCCAAAACGCGGAAGATTACTATGACGAAGCTGATGAAGATTCTCGTGATG GTGAAGGAGAGGAGAAGAGGAGGGATTTTACTAAACTGGAGTTGAAGCCAGATCATGGGAACAGGCCTTTGTGGGCTTGTGCTGATGGAAGGATTTTCTTGGAAACGTTTTCACCTCTCTATAAGCAAGCTTATGATTTTCTTATCGCCATTGCTGAACCTGTTTGCAG GCCAGAGTCAATGCACGAGTATAATTTAACTCCACACTCGTTGTATGCTGCTGTTTCCGTTGGTCTTGAGACAGAAACTATCATCTCTGTTTTGAATAAGCTGTCTAAGACTAAGCTACCCAAGGAGATGATTGATTTCATCCATGCTTCTACTGCTAATTATGGCAAAGTGAAGCTGGTTTTGAAGAAGAACCGTTATTTTATTGAATCCCCATTCCCTGAG GTGTTGAAAAGGCTTCTCAGTGATGATACTATAAACCGAGCTAGATTTTCGTCTGAG CCATATTATGGCGGTGATGGATTCACGATCGGCAAAACAAGTGGTGAACTTGAGGCAGGACCTGGGGAGCTGTTGAATGAAGCAGAATtggcagcagcagcagaagagaaagaaactcaCTCATTTGAGATAGACCCTTCACAG GTGGAGAATGTGAAGCAGCGTTGCTTACCAAATGCTTTAAATTACCCTATGTTAGAGGAATATGACTTCAGGAACGACAAT GTTAATCCTGATCTTGACATGGAACTGAAACCCCATGCACAACCAAGGCCATACCAGGAAAAAAGTTTGAGCAAAATGTTTGGGAATG GACGAGCAAGATCTGGAATTATAGTGTTGCCTTGTGGTGCTGGTAAATCTCTAGTTGGTGTTTCTGCAGCGGCTCGTATAAAGAAGAGTTGTCTTTGTTTGGCAACGAATGCTGTCTCAGTGGATCAATGGGCCTTCCAATTCAAGTTGTGGTCTACTATAAGAGATGACCAAATATGCCGTTTCACTTCTGATAGTAAAGAACGATTCCGTGGAAATGCTGGTGTTGTTGTGACAACCTATAATATGGTTGCCTTTGGTGGTAAACGATCTGAGGAATCAGAGAAGATTAtagaagaaatgagaaacaGAGAGTGGGGGTTGCTGCTCATGGACGAG gtgcATGTGGTTCCGGCCCATATGTTTAGAAAAGTTATCAGCATCACAAAATCTCACTGCAAGCTAGGACTTACTG cCACCCTTGTGAGAGAAGACGAAAGGATTACAGATTTGAACTTCCTCATTGGTCCGAAACTATATGAAGCCAATTGGCTAGATTTAGTTAAAGGAGGCTTTATTGCTAATGTTCAGTGTGCTGAAGTATGGTGTCCTATGACCAAAGAGTTTTTTGCAGAATATCTGAAGAAAGAGAACTCCAAGAAAAAACAG GCACTTTATGTCATGAACCCTAACAAGTTCAGAGCCTGTGAGTTTCTGATTCGTTTCCATGAACAACAACGTGGGGATAAGATCATCGTCTTTGCAGACAATCTTTTTGCGCTTACAGAGTATGCAATGAAACTCCGGAAACCCATGATTTATGGTGCAACCAG CCATATCGAACGAACCAAAATTCTCGAGGCCTTTAAAACTAGTAAAGATGTGAACACAGTCTTCCTGTCAAAG GTTGGTGATAACTCTATAGATATCCCTGAAGCTAATGTGATTATTCAGATATCGTCACATGCTGGTTCTAGACGTCAAGAGGCTCAACGTTTGGGTCGTATCCTTAGAGCTAAG GGAAAACTTGAAGATAGAATGGCCGGTGGAAAAGAAGAGTATAATGCATTTTTTTACTCGCTTGTTTCGACGGATACACAG GAAATGTATTATTCAACGAAAAGACAGCAGTTCTTGATCGACCAGGGTTATAGCTTCAAGGTAATAACAAGCCTTCCACCTCCTGACGCTGGTTCAAGCTTGAGCTACCACAGTCAAGAAGAACAGTTGTCTCTTCTCGGAAAGGTGCTGAATGCTGGAGACGATTTGATTGGTCTAGAGCAACTCGAAGAAGACACAGACGGAATGGCTCTTCAGAAGGCGAGACGAACGATGGGATCGATGAGTGCAATGTCCGGTGCAAAGGGAATGGTCTACATGGAATACAACTCCCGTAACAAATCGGGTCAGCAATTCAAGAAACCTAAAGACCCAACCAAACGACACAATCTCTTCAAAAAACGTTTCGTGTGA
- the LOC104730021 gene encoding DNA repair helicase XPB1-like isoform X1, which produces MGNGERGRPNKKMKYGGKDDQKMKNIQNAEDYYDEADEDSRDGEGEGEEKRRDFTKLELKPDHGNRPLWACADGRIFLETFSPLYKQAYDFLIAIAEPVCRPESMHEYNLTPHSLYAAVSVGLETETIISVLNKLSKTKLPKEMIDFIHASTANYGKVKLVLKKNRYFIESPFPEVLKRLLSDDTINRARFSSEPYYGGDGFTIGKTSGELEAGPGELLNEAELAAAAEEKETHSFEIDPSQVENVKQRCLPNALNYPMLEEYDFRNDNVNPDLDMELKPHAQPRPYQEKSLSKMFGNGRARSGIIVLPCGAGKSLVGVSAAARIKKSCLCLATNAVSVDQWAFQFKLWSTIRDDQICRFTSDSKERFRGNAGVVVTTYNMVAFGGKRSEESEKIIEEMRNREWGLLLMDEVHVVPAHMFRKVISITKSHCKLGLTATLVREDERITDLNFLIGPKLYEANWLDLVKGGFIANVQCAEVWCPMTKEFFAEYLKKENSKKKQALYVMNPNKFRACEFLIRFHEQQRGDKIIVFADNLFALTEYAMKLRKPMIYGATSHIERTKILEAFKTSKDVNTVFLSKVGDNSIDIPEANVIIQISSHAGSRRQEAQRLGRILRAKGKLEDRMAGGKEEYNAFFYSLVSTDTQEMYYSTKRQQFLIDQGYSFKVITSLPPPDAGSSLSYHSQEEQLSLLGKVLNAGDDLIGLEQLEEDTDGMALQKARRTMGSMSAMSGAKGMVYMEYNSRNKSGQQFKKPKDPTKRHNLFKKRFV; this is translated from the exons atGGGAAATG GTGAAAGAGGAAGACcgaacaagaagatgaagtatggtgggaag gaTGATCAAAAGATGAAGAACATCCAAAACGCGGAAGATTACTATGACGAAGCTGATGAAGATTCTCGTGATG GTGAAGGTGAAGGAGAGGAGAAGAGGAGGGATTTTACTAAACTGGAGTTGAAGCCAGATCATGGGAACAGGCCTTTGTGGGCTTGTGCTGATGGAAGGATTTTCTTGGAAACGTTTTCACCTCTCTATAAGCAAGCTTATGATTTTCTTATCGCCATTGCTGAACCTGTTTGCAG GCCAGAGTCAATGCACGAGTATAATTTAACTCCACACTCGTTGTATGCTGCTGTTTCCGTTGGTCTTGAGACAGAAACTATCATCTCTGTTTTGAATAAGCTGTCTAAGACTAAGCTACCCAAGGAGATGATTGATTTCATCCATGCTTCTACTGCTAATTATGGCAAAGTGAAGCTGGTTTTGAAGAAGAACCGTTATTTTATTGAATCCCCATTCCCTGAG GTGTTGAAAAGGCTTCTCAGTGATGATACTATAAACCGAGCTAGATTTTCGTCTGAG CCATATTATGGCGGTGATGGATTCACGATCGGCAAAACAAGTGGTGAACTTGAGGCAGGACCTGGGGAGCTGTTGAATGAAGCAGAATtggcagcagcagcagaagagaaagaaactcaCTCATTTGAGATAGACCCTTCACAG GTGGAGAATGTGAAGCAGCGTTGCTTACCAAATGCTTTAAATTACCCTATGTTAGAGGAATATGACTTCAGGAACGACAAT GTTAATCCTGATCTTGACATGGAACTGAAACCCCATGCACAACCAAGGCCATACCAGGAAAAAAGTTTGAGCAAAATGTTTGGGAATG GACGAGCAAGATCTGGAATTATAGTGTTGCCTTGTGGTGCTGGTAAATCTCTAGTTGGTGTTTCTGCAGCGGCTCGTATAAAGAAGAGTTGTCTTTGTTTGGCAACGAATGCTGTCTCAGTGGATCAATGGGCCTTCCAATTCAAGTTGTGGTCTACTATAAGAGATGACCAAATATGCCGTTTCACTTCTGATAGTAAAGAACGATTCCGTGGAAATGCTGGTGTTGTTGTGACAACCTATAATATGGTTGCCTTTGGTGGTAAACGATCTGAGGAATCAGAGAAGATTAtagaagaaatgagaaacaGAGAGTGGGGGTTGCTGCTCATGGACGAG gtgcATGTGGTTCCGGCCCATATGTTTAGAAAAGTTATCAGCATCACAAAATCTCACTGCAAGCTAGGACTTACTG cCACCCTTGTGAGAGAAGACGAAAGGATTACAGATTTGAACTTCCTCATTGGTCCGAAACTATATGAAGCCAATTGGCTAGATTTAGTTAAAGGAGGCTTTATTGCTAATGTTCAGTGTGCTGAAGTATGGTGTCCTATGACCAAAGAGTTTTTTGCAGAATATCTGAAGAAAGAGAACTCCAAGAAAAAACAG GCACTTTATGTCATGAACCCTAACAAGTTCAGAGCCTGTGAGTTTCTGATTCGTTTCCATGAACAACAACGTGGGGATAAGATCATCGTCTTTGCAGACAATCTTTTTGCGCTTACAGAGTATGCAATGAAACTCCGGAAACCCATGATTTATGGTGCAACCAG CCATATCGAACGAACCAAAATTCTCGAGGCCTTTAAAACTAGTAAAGATGTGAACACAGTCTTCCTGTCAAAG GTTGGTGATAACTCTATAGATATCCCTGAAGCTAATGTGATTATTCAGATATCGTCACATGCTGGTTCTAGACGTCAAGAGGCTCAACGTTTGGGTCGTATCCTTAGAGCTAAG GGAAAACTTGAAGATAGAATGGCCGGTGGAAAAGAAGAGTATAATGCATTTTTTTACTCGCTTGTTTCGACGGATACACAG GAAATGTATTATTCAACGAAAAGACAGCAGTTCTTGATCGACCAGGGTTATAGCTTCAAGGTAATAACAAGCCTTCCACCTCCTGACGCTGGTTCAAGCTTGAGCTACCACAGTCAAGAAGAACAGTTGTCTCTTCTCGGAAAGGTGCTGAATGCTGGAGACGATTTGATTGGTCTAGAGCAACTCGAAGAAGACACAGACGGAATGGCTCTTCAGAAGGCGAGACGAACGATGGGATCGATGAGTGCAATGTCCGGTGCAAAGGGAATGGTCTACATGGAATACAACTCCCGTAACAAATCGGGTCAGCAATTCAAGAAACCTAAAGACCCAACCAAACGACACAATCTCTTCAAAAAACGTTTCGTGTGA
- the LOC104730065 gene encoding two-component response regulator-like APRR1, translating into MFSSDTTTTTTDLFCNSELYSVDESLSIFDHFTPQNILSSSPPSDLLGTLTLSQQIPTGMYPSFSDFQISDAVKTENFFDQTSSMARSYSAIENAGRYMQRSFSSNSVEGKPNQLPFNIPVMDSSNLHYNTLSSPENPFFSGQMRRVYSTGDLQNNFEMQRSSENSTVSEEHNNFKVGRYSAEERKEKISKYRAKRNQRNFTKTIKYACRKTLADSRPRIRGRFARNDEVVEIPNIEDDDSDLWKLDGLHEKDQEASMTMSSFMVQQPLLQYSASSTFFW; encoded by the exons ATGTTTTCTTcagacacaacaacaacaactacagaTCTGTTCTGTAATAGCGAACTCTACTCTGTTGACGAATCTCTCAGCATTTTTGACCATTTCACCCCACAAAACATCCTCTCTTCATCTCCTCCAAGTGATCTTCTCGGAACTTTAACTCTCTCTCAGCAAATTCCCACCGGAATGTATCCAAGCTTCTCAGATTTCCAAATCTCCGATGCCGTCAAAACAGAGAACTTCTTCGATCAGACGTCGTCAATGGCACGAAGCTACAGTGCAATAGAGAATGCAGGGAGATATATGCAGAGAAGCTTTAGCAGCAACTCGGTCGAAGGGAAACCAAATCAGCTTCCGTTTAATATTCCGGTAATGGATTCTTCAAATCTTCATTACAATACCTTAAGCTCGCCGGAAAATCCCTTCTTTTCCGGTCAGATGCGACGAGTCTACAGCACAGGAGATTTACAG AACAATTTCGAAATGCAGAGATCGTCGGAGAACTCGACCGTATCCGAGGAACATAATAACTTCAAGGTAGGGCGTTATAGTGCAGAAGAACGTAAAGAGAAAATATCAAAGTATAGAGCTAAACGAAACCAGAGAAACTTTACCAAAACTATTAAG tATGCATGCCGGAAAACATTGGCGGACAGTAGACCTCGAATACGTGGTAGATTCGCACGCAATGACGAAGTTGTAGAAATCCCCAACATTGAAGACGATGACTCCGACctttgg AAATTGGATGGGCTGCATGAGAAAGATCAGGAAGCTTCTATGACTATGAGCAGCTTTATGGTGCAACAGCCTCTTTTGCAATACTCAGCTTCTTCTACCTTTTTCTGGTGA
- the LOC104746644 gene encoding uncharacterized protein LOC104746644, translated as MAASSDLYIFDGSSSSSSSIFRNSSPEMFSSDTTTTTTDLFCNSELYSVDESLSIFDHFTPQNILSSSPPSDLLGTLTLSQQIPTGMYPSFSDFQISDAVKTENFFDQTSSMARSYSAIENAGRYMQRSFSSNSVDGKPNQLPFNIPVMDSSNLHYNTLSSPENPFFSGQMRRVYSTGDLQVSNNFEMQRSSENSL; from the exons atggctgCTTCTTCAGATCTTTATATCTTTGAtggttcatcttcatcttcctcttcaataTTCCGAAACTCAAGTCCAGAAATGTTTTCTTcagacacaacaacaacaactacagaTCTGTTCTGTAATAGCGAACTCTACTCTGTTGACGAATCTCTCAGCATTTTTGACCATTTCACCCCACAAAACATCCTCTCTTCATCTCCTCCAAGTGATCTTCTCGGAACTTTAACTCTCTCTCAGCAAATTCCCACCGGAATGTATCCAAGCTTCTCAGATTTCCAAATCTCCGATGCCGTCAAAACAGAGAACTTCTTCGATCAGACGTCGTCAATGGCACGAAGCTACAGTGCAATAGAGAATGCAGGGAGATATATGCAGAGAAGCTTTAGCAGCAACTCGGTCGATGGGAAACCAAATCAGCTTCCGTTTAATATTCCGGTAATGGATTCTTCAAATCTTCATTACAATACCTTAAGCTCGCCGGAAAATCCCTTCTTTTCCGGTCAGATGCGACGAGTCTACAGCACAGGAGATTTACAGGTCTCT aaCAATTTCGAAATGCAGAGATCGTCGGAGAACTCNCTTTGA